One segment of Salvelinus fontinalis isolate EN_2023a chromosome 12, ASM2944872v1, whole genome shotgun sequence DNA contains the following:
- the LOC129866856 gene encoding dihydrofolate reductase-like: MLNQTVHVVPSTNVSTMCADKVQKKPLRLIAAACNNMGIGKDGHLPWDLPTEFKFFLDTTTNVSLPGKFNMMVWGRGCWFSNPDSLFSMLPNVLHVVLSTTLSTLPEHAHFLCQDFDSMISLALLQPLCDLVETIWVVGGPQVYQEALMHPWCELVFLTDIMADFDCDVFFPQFDRSIFKKQQRFPGVPNEIQEENGVTFKFEVFKREICSAEVI; encoded by the exons ATGTTAAACCAGACAGTTCATGTTGTACCTTCTACTAATGTATCGACGATGTGCGCGGACAAAGTACAGAAGAAACCGTTGCGGCTCATCGCCGCTGCATGCAACAACATGGGAATAGGAAAAGATGGACACTTGCCATGGGATTTACC GACAGAATTCAAATTCTTTTTGGACACTACAACAAATGTCTCCCTACCAG GAAAATTTAACATGATGGTGTGGGGCAGGGGCTGCTGGTTCTCCAACCCAGACAGTCTGTTCTCTATGCTGCCCAATGTCCTCCATGTGGTCCTGAGTACCACCCTGAG CACTCTCCCGGAGCATGCCCACTTCCTGTGTCAAGATTTCGACAGCATGATCAGCTTAGCCTTGCTGCAACCCCTATGTGACCTGGTGGAGACCATCTGGGTTGTGGGTGGTCCACAGGTCTATCAG GAGGCTCTGATGCATCCCTGGTGTGAACTCGTCTTCCTCACTGACATCATGGCTGACTTCGACTGTGACGTCTTCTTCCCGCAGTTTGACCGAAGCATTTTTAAAAAACAACAGAG GTTTCCTGGAGTACCAAATGAGATTCAAGAGGAGAATGGGGTTACATTTAAGTTTGAAGTTTTCAAGAGGGAGATCTGTAGTGCTGAGGTGATTTAA